In Alphaproteobacteria bacterium, the genomic stretch AGCATTGTAAATGGCGTAAACAACCTTGTTGTTCATTGTGCCGCCATGCTGCGGGTGCGGGTGCAGCATCAGGGCGATGGGAGCTGTGGGCGATTTGCCCGGGCTATAGCGACCTTCGAGACGACCGGCAGGGCCGGCAAAGAGAACTTCAGGCATCTGGTGCTAGCCTCATAAACACGGGTTGGTCAGGTGGCAGCTATAAAACTGAATTAATTGGTCTTTTTCAGCTTCAGCAGCCGCTGGCCTCTTATAGCATAGTCGGCCATGCAGAATTCAAGCATTACGTTGTTTTTGGTTGCGGTTATTTGTGGTCTAATAACTGAAGCTTGATATTTTAACTTATTGATTTTTAAAGATAAACAGTATATAATGGTAAACCTTATTAACGGATCCATCTGCGTAATCGGCTAGGTACCTAACAAAACAATGATTTACCTCGATTACAACGCAACCACACCCCTTAAGCCCGCCGTGCGCGAATCGGTCGTCGCGGCGATGGATGTCTGCGGCAATGCTTCCTCGGTCCATCGCTATGGGCAGCAGGCCCGTATGCTGGTTGAGGGGGCGCGGGAAGAGGTTGCCGCCATGGTCGGGGTCAAGCCTGCGCAGGTGATCTTCACCAGCAGCGGTACGGAGGCCAATAACCTTGCACTGCGCGCAACCGGCAGAACAAAGATCGTCGCTTCTGCGATAGAACATGATTCCATCCTGCAAGGCGCCGCAACGGCGCGCCTGCCGGTTCTGGCTAGCGGCGTGATGGATCTGGATGCATTGCCCGGGCTTTTGGAGGATGGCGTAAGCACGGTTGTTTCTGCCATGTTGGTCAACAATGAAACCGGCATCGTGCAACCCGTAAATGAAATCGCCGCGAAGGCAAAATCATACGGGGCGATCGTCCACACCGATGCCGTGCAAGCGGCCGGGCGGATGGCGCTGGATTTTGCCGCGCTTGGCGTCGATATGATGACGCTTTCGGCACACAAGATCGGCGGCCCGCAGGGCGTTGGCGCGCTGATCGTGCGGCCCGATCTTCCCGTTGCGCCGCTGCTGCATGGGGGCGGGCAGGAAATGCGCCGCCGCGCGGGGACGGAGAATGTTGCCGGCATTGCCGGGTTTGGCGAAGCGGCGAGGCTTGTCGCCAATGATATGATCAACCAGCTGCAGCTCAGTGAATGGCGCACGTGGATGGAAAACGAGATTGCGTCTTTCGGCGAAGGTGTGCGCATTTTCGGCAGCGAGGCGACACGCGTCGCCAATACATCGTGCATTGCCATGCCGGGCGTGAGCAGTGAAAAGCAGGTCGTGGCTTTCGATCTGGCAGGTATAGCCGTGAGCGCCGGTTCCGCCTGCTCAAGCGGCAAGGTCAAGGCTTCCCACGTTCTGCGTGCGATGGGGCTGGATGACAATTTAGCCGGCTGCGCGATCAGGGTTTCTTCCGGCTGGAACACAACAAGGCAGGATTTCGAACAGTTCACAAAAACGTGGAAAGCGCTCCATGCGCGTATCCGTAACATGAAACAAGCAGCTTGAGGTTTTGATATGGGTAATGTGATTGGCTTTGGTGAAATGCGCGGCGGCGCCGCGAACGAAACAGTTTGCTGGCTTTGTATGAAATCGCTTTCGCCGCGCGTGATTTTTTGTCACAGCTGCGGTGCTATACAGCCCGTCAGGAACATTGATCACTTTACCCGCCTTGCTCTTGAACGCCGCATCGATATCAATCAGGAAACTTTGGAACGCCAGTATGCGGCCATGAAGAAAACCTTCGATCCGCAGCGTTTCGCCATTCGCGGCGCCACCGAGCGGGGCCATGCCGCCAAGCAGCTTGAAGCGTTGACCGAAGCCTATGAAACGCTGCGCGAACCTGTGCGTCGCGGCCGTTATTGGCTTGGTTTGCATGAACAGGAGTTTGAGGAATCGCAGGCCGGCAACCCGGTTGTGCAGGAAATGAAAATAGAATTTGACCATGCCAGCTCGGCAGGCGAGGTTGACCGTGTTGCGCGCAAGGCGGGGCAGCATTTCGAAGAAGGCGTAATGCGCCTGCTTCAATCGCTGCGCCAACAGAACTGGCAGCTCGCGAACGCCACGCTGGTCGAGCTTGATGGCATGGAAGGCATTCTGAACGAAGTGCGCGGCAAGCGTACGCAGATTACCGACAAGAAAGACGGTTAATCAGGCGGCGGCCTTGTGCTGCTGCTCCAGCCACCCGGATAAATCCCGTTTTGCACGCGCGCTGTAGGCCAGCTTGCGGTCGCGGCCCTTGTGCTTGCCTTCGATATCCGGGAACAGGCCGAAATTAACATTCATGGGCTGGAAGGTTGCATCGTTGGCTGCGCCCGTTATGTGGCTGAGCAGCGCGCCGAGCGCGGTTGTGGGCGGCGGGGCATTGAGCGTGCCGGAAGCCCGTTCGGCTGCGGCAAAGCGCCCAGCTAGCAAACCGATGGCTGCCGATTCAACGTAGCCTTCCACGCCCGTAATTTGCCCGGCAAAGCGCAAGGATGGTTTGGCCTTTAAACGTAACTGCGTATCGAGCAGGCGCGGGCTGTTGATAAAGGTATTGCGATGCAACCCGCCGAGACGTGCAAATTCCGCGTTTTCTAGCCCGGGGATCATGCGGAAGACGCGGGTTTGTTCGGCGTATTTCATTTTTGTTTGAAACCCGACAAGGTTATAGAGCGTGCCAAGCGCGTTATCTTGCCGCAGTTGCACGACGGCATAAGGGCGGCGCGAGGTGTGCGGATCGGTTAGCCCAACCGGTTTCATTGGGCCGTAGCGCAGCGTATCAACGCCGCGCTCCGCCATCACCTCGATCGGCAGGCAGCCTTCAAAATAGGGCGTGTTCTTTTCCCATTCCCTGAAATCCGTTTTGGGTGCGCCGAGCAATTCCTTGATAAAATTCTCGTACTGTTCCTTATCCATTGCACAATTGATGTAATCGGAACCTGTGCCGCCGGGGCCCACTTTGTCGTAGCGGGATTGCATCCACGCCTTGCTCATATCGATGCTTTCGCGGTGCACGATGGGGGCGATGGCATCGAAGAAAGCAAGTGCGCTTTCGCCCGTGGCGGCAAGGACGGCTTGTGCCAGCGAGGCGGATGTCAGCGGG encodes the following:
- a CDS encoding methylenetetrahydrofolate--tRNA-(uracil(54)-C(5))-methyltransferase (FADH(2)-oxidizing) TrmFO yields the protein MKDVEPVHIVGGGLAGSEAAWQLAAAGTPVVLHEMRPVRATEAHQTGQCAELVCSNSFRSDDSEYNAVGLLHDEMRRCNSLIMQAADMHKVPAGGALAVDREGFANAVTQALERQPNIAIEREEITALPAWESTIIATGPLTSASLAQAVLAATGESALAFFDAIAPIVHRESIDMSKAWMQSRYDKVGPGGTGSDYINCAMDKEQYENFIKELLGAPKTDFREWEKNTPYFEGCLPIEVMAERGVDTLRYGPMKPVGLTDPHTSRRPYAVVQLRQDNALGTLYNLVGFQTKMKYAEQTRVFRMIPGLENAEFARLGGLHRNTFINSPRLLDTQLRLKAKPSLRFAGQITGVEGYVESAAIGLLAGRFAAAERASGTLNAPPPTTALGALLSHITGAANDATFQPMNVNFGLFPDIEGKHKGRDRKLAYSARAKRDLSGWLEQQHKAAA
- a CDS encoding molecular chaperone DnaJ; the encoded protein is MGNVIGFGEMRGGAANETVCWLCMKSLSPRVIFCHSCGAIQPVRNIDHFTRLALERRIDINQETLERQYAAMKKTFDPQRFAIRGATERGHAAKQLEALTEAYETLREPVRRGRYWLGLHEQEFEESQAGNPVVQEMKIEFDHASSAGEVDRVARKAGQHFEEGVMRLLQSLRQQNWQLANATLVELDGMEGILNEVRGKRTQITDKKDG
- a CDS encoding aminotransferase class V-fold PLP-dependent enzyme, with the translated sequence MIYLDYNATTPLKPAVRESVVAAMDVCGNASSVHRYGQQARMLVEGAREEVAAMVGVKPAQVIFTSSGTEANNLALRATGRTKIVASAIEHDSILQGAATARLPVLASGVMDLDALPGLLEDGVSTVVSAMLVNNETGIVQPVNEIAAKAKSYGAIVHTDAVQAAGRMALDFAALGVDMMTLSAHKIGGPQGVGALIVRPDLPVAPLLHGGGQEMRRRAGTENVAGIAGFGEAARLVANDMINQLQLSEWRTWMENEIASFGEGVRIFGSEATRVANTSCIAMPGVSSEKQVVAFDLAGIAVSAGSACSSGKVKASHVLRAMGLDDNLAGCAIRVSSGWNTTRQDFEQFTKTWKALHARIRNMKQAA